Proteins from a single region of Chloroflexota bacterium:
- the ccsA gene encoding cytochrome c biogenesis protein CcsA, translating into MSGGEFIAAHVTASDKHLSIGSYWKFLDDQKIAPIARVIGALALVNIAIGLYMALFYAPMERTMGDAQRIFYFHVPSAWVGFLAFFIVFVASLIFLWKRERKWDALALSAAEIGVVFTTLVLLTGPLWAKKAWGAFWVWDARLTTTLVLWMIYVGYLMLRGSAEGERRARFAAVLAIVGFLDVPIIYISVALWRTMHPTYVTGEGGLAPQMTQTLMVCLLSFTLLFAFLLLQRLRLEQARDQVNFLREATG; encoded by the coding sequence ATGTCAGGTGGTGAATTTATCGCAGCGCACGTCACGGCAAGTGATAAGCATTTGTCCATTGGGTCATACTGGAAATTTCTCGACGATCAAAAAATCGCGCCGATTGCGCGCGTGATCGGCGCGCTCGCGCTCGTCAATATCGCGATCGGTCTGTACATGGCATTGTTCTACGCGCCGATGGAGCGAACGATGGGCGACGCGCAGAGGATTTTTTACTTTCACGTTCCCAGCGCGTGGGTCGGCTTTCTCGCGTTCTTTATCGTGTTCGTCGCCAGTCTCATTTTTTTGTGGAAACGCGAACGCAAGTGGGACGCGCTCGCGCTTTCCGCGGCGGAGATCGGCGTGGTGTTCACGACACTCGTCTTGTTGACGGGTCCCTTGTGGGCGAAAAAAGCATGGGGCGCGTTCTGGGTCTGGGATGCGCGGCTCACGACGACCTTGGTTTTGTGGATGATCTATGTCGGCTATTTGATGTTGCGCGGTTCGGCGGAAGGTGAACGCCGCGCGCGGTTCGCTGCGGTGCTCGCGATTGTCGGCTTTCTCGATGTGCCGATCATCTACATCTCGGTCGCGTTGTGGCGCACGATGCATCCGACGTACGTCACCGGCGAGGGCGGACTCGCGCCGCAGATGACGCAAACGTTAATGGTCTGTCTCTTGTCGTTCACGTTGTTGTTCGCGTTCCTGTTGCTTCAACGCCTGCGGCTCGAACAAGCGCGCGACCAGGTAAATTTTCTGCGCGAGGCAACGGGGTGA
- a CDS encoding DeoR/GlpR transcriptional regulator, translating to MMSATRRDRILELVQKKQSASVAELSKLLRTSQVTVRQDLNRLALAGLLVRTRGGALSTDRGNREFTFAARTRLDAEEKQRIGDLAASLAHSRDSIILDASTTALHVARALMRRQDLRDLTIITNGIHTALELASRPDYTTILTGGQVRATADSLIGTMVGDALTKMNATKGFFGARGISIEQGLTDANLQEINVKKAMVERCQEVIAVLDATKFGVVALASFAPLERVQRVITDQSAPAKIISALRARGVDVMIA from the coding sequence ATGATGTCGGCAACACGGCGCGACCGCATTCTGGAACTCGTCCAAAAAAAACAGAGCGCGTCGGTGGCGGAACTGAGCAAACTGTTGCGAACCTCGCAAGTGACCGTGCGCCAGGATTTGAATCGCTTGGCGCTCGCGGGCTTGCTTGTGCGCACGCGCGGTGGCGCGCTCTCGACCGACCGCGGGAATCGCGAGTTTACGTTCGCCGCGCGCACGCGTCTCGACGCCGAAGAAAAACAACGCATCGGCGATCTCGCGGCGAGTCTGGCGCATTCGCGCGACTCGATCATTCTTGACGCGAGTACGACGGCGTTGCACGTCGCACGCGCGTTGATGCGCCGCCAGGATTTGCGCGACCTGACGATCATCACCAACGGCATTCACACCGCACTCGAATTGGCTAGCCGCCCGGACTATACCACGATTCTGACCGGCGGACAGGTGCGCGCAACGGCGGACTCGTTGATCGGCACGATGGTGGGGGATGCGTTGACCAAGATGAACGCGACCAAGGGTTTCTTTGGCGCGCGGGGCATCAGCATCGAGCAAGGATTGACCGACGCGAACTTGCAAGAAATCAACGTCAAAAAAGCGATGGTGGAGCGATGCCAGGAAGTGATCGCCGTGCTCGACGCGACCAAGTTTGGCGTCGTCGCGCTCGCGTCGTTCGCGCCGCTTGAGCGCGTGCAACGCGTGATCACCGATCAAAGCGCGCCGGCGAAAATCATCAGCGCATTGCGCGCGCGTGGTGTGGATGTGATGATCGCCTAG
- a CDS encoding aldehyde ferredoxin oxidoreductase family protein yields MNGWFGRVLDIDLSSACIKTLPLDEQIAHLFIGGRGLGARLLWDAVKPGVEPLAPENVLIFATGPVTASGYQTSNRFTVTTKSPLTGTIMDANSGGFWGMQLKKAGYDALIVRGRAAQPTYIEITLAGISLRDASHLWGQRVLATSAALGQNDNRRNVLCIGPAGENLSRIAAIMNDGRRSLARGGPGAVMGSKNLKAIVVEGKDRPGIQDQERFKFLLYESRKMLRASPLTSQALPEFGTAVMMNIVNRIGALPTRNFTQSQFEDAEAISGETLTDKYLVKNASCWACPIGCTRISKTDKIESEGPEFETTWAFGAQCGVNDLAAIIEANHLCNELGLDTISAGSTIACAMELTERGLLASDVRFGRADLFAPTLEAMAARRGIGNELAEGSARLAKKYGAPELSMSVKGLEMPAYDPRGMQGQGLLYATSNRGACHMRGNMLGLEVLGLPKLIDRFQVQGKASFVNLHQNSSAAIDSLIVCKFTNLAVADEYLARVLTAVTGVPYSTGELIRTGERIWNLERLYNLREGFTRADDTLPPRLLNEPVASGPSQGWVSKLDPMLKEYYRTRGWDEQGVPRRKKLDELSLSNLVNSEQ; encoded by the coding sequence ATGAACGGTTGGTTTGGTCGCGTATTGGATATTGATTTGAGCAGCGCGTGCATCAAAACGCTTCCGCTCGACGAGCAGATCGCGCACCTGTTTATTGGCGGACGCGGGCTGGGTGCGCGCTTGCTGTGGGACGCCGTGAAACCGGGCGTGGAGCCACTTGCGCCGGAAAACGTGTTGATCTTTGCGACCGGTCCCGTGACCGCGTCGGGCTATCAAACGAGCAATCGTTTCACGGTCACGACGAAAAGCCCATTGACCGGCACGATCATGGACGCGAACAGCGGCGGCTTTTGGGGGATGCAATTGAAAAAAGCCGGCTACGATGCGCTGATCGTGCGCGGGCGCGCCGCGCAACCGACGTACATCGAAATCACGCTAGCAGGCATATCGCTGCGCGACGCATCGCATCTGTGGGGACAACGCGTACTCGCGACGAGCGCAGCGCTCGGACAAAACGACAATCGGCGCAACGTGTTGTGCATCGGTCCCGCCGGTGAAAACCTCAGCCGCATCGCCGCGATTATGAACGACGGTCGCCGCAGTCTCGCGCGCGGCGGACCCGGCGCGGTGATGGGCAGCAAAAATCTCAAGGCGATTGTCGTCGAAGGCAAGGATCGTCCGGGTATTCAAGACCAGGAACGCTTCAAGTTTTTGCTGTACGAAAGTCGCAAGATGTTGCGCGCGAGTCCGTTGACGAGCCAGGCATTGCCGGAATTTGGCACGGCGGTGATGATGAACATCGTCAACCGCATCGGCGCGCTGCCGACGCGCAATTTCACGCAGAGCCAGTTCGAAGACGCCGAAGCAATTTCCGGCGAAACGCTTACCGATAAATATCTCGTCAAGAACGCGTCGTGCTGGGCGTGCCCGATTGGCTGCACGCGCATCAGCAAGACCGACAAGATTGAGAGTGAAGGTCCGGAGTTTGAAACGACCTGGGCGTTCGGCGCGCAATGCGGCGTGAACGATCTCGCCGCGATCATCGAAGCGAATCATCTGTGCAACGAGCTGGGTCTCGACACGATCTCGGCTGGCTCGACCATCGCGTGTGCGATGGAGTTGACCGAGCGCGGCTTGCTCGCTTCCGACGTGCGCTTTGGTCGCGCCGATCTGTTCGCGCCGACGCTCGAAGCGATGGCGGCGCGGCGCGGCATCGGCAATGAACTCGCGGAAGGCAGCGCGCGGCTCGCGAAAAAGTACGGCGCGCCGGAACTTTCGATGAGCGTCAAAGGGCTGGAAATGCCGGCGTACGATCCACGCGGGATGCAGGGGCAAGGTCTGCTCTACGCGACCTCGAATCGCGGCGCGTGTCACATGCGCGGCAACATGCTGGGACTCGAAGTCCTGGGTCTGCCGAAATTGATTGATCGCTTTCAAGTGCAAGGCAAGGCGTCGTTCGTCAATCTGCATCAAAATTCGTCGGCGGCGATTGACTCGCTCATCGTGTGCAAGTTTACCAACCTCGCGGTCGCCGACGAGTACTTGGCGCGCGTGCTCACCGCCGTGACCGGCGTTCCGTACTCGACCGGCGAATTGATTCGGACCGGCGAACGCATTTGGAATCTCGAACGGCTCTACAATTTGCGCGAAGGATTCACGCGCGCAGACGACACGTTACCACCGCGCTTGCTGAACGAACCGGTTGCGAGCGGACCGAGCCAGGGTTGGGTCTCGAAACTCGACCCGATGCTCAAGGAGTATTATCGCACGCGCGGGTGGGACGAACAGGGCGTGCCCAGGCGAAAGAAACTGGATGAACTTTCATTGAGTAATTTAGTCAACAGTGAACAGTGA
- a CDS encoding aldolase, which produces MVQQFQEIGRDLYVGGLISSHGGNISVRLGDRVVIKRRGAMLGRLKPHDLIETGLEKNDSGVALASTELLIHRTVYMRTPALAIVHCHPRTAIAFSLSRDEIVPIDNEASYLLKKVPVLSEEFPSGTQEMADTLANALQAYKIVVMRGHGSFATGQTLDEAFHWSSTLEESCDIALDAKLIGESFIEYRRMSEAYGKW; this is translated from the coding sequence ATCGTACAGCAATTTCAAGAAATCGGGCGCGATCTATACGTGGGGGGATTGATCAGTTCGCACGGCGGAAACATCAGCGTGCGTCTGGGTGATCGCGTGGTCATCAAGCGGCGCGGCGCGATGCTGGGACGACTCAAGCCGCACGACTTGATCGAAACCGGTCTGGAGAAAAACGATAGCGGCGTGGCTCTCGCCTCGACCGAACTGTTGATTCATCGCACGGTTTACATGCGCACGCCGGCGCTCGCGATTGTGCATTGTCACCCGCGCACGGCGATTGCGTTCTCGCTCTCGCGCGACGAAATCGTGCCGATTGATAACGAGGCGTCGTACTTGTTGAAAAAAGTGCCAGTGCTCTCCGAGGAATTTCCGTCCGGCACGCAAGAGATGGCAGACACGCTAGCGAACGCGTTGCAAGCGTACAAGATCGTGGTGATGCGCGGGCATGGCAGTTTCGCCACCGGGCAAACGCTCGACGAAGCGTTTCACTGGTCGAGCACACTCGAAGAATCGTGCGACATTGCGCTCGACGCGAAATTGATCGGGGAATCCTTCATCGAATATCGTCGGATGAGCGAAGCGTACGGAAAATGGTAG
- a CDS encoding SIR2 family protein, whose product MSQDTNWHELEECYQEAGLVLALGAGVSVGCNLPTWIQLLYRLSNRNLGAEGEALCKKLMASGYSFPAIASILEAKTPSGTEFSELIRGELYRDFPYFPEGITKENREDFIDFVQKNNTTMAAVARLCVRKGDSKSGYTCNPYIRAIVNFNLDGVLQSYTRERYKARILRTIERPSAGSKQGRINVYHMHGYFRFDKKYFRNLQKEAPDVRVFTEQEYFDFFNRPNSLFNYTFLYLLREWSCLFIGMSMIDENIRRLLHYSKTEREQSDAREGRTEDKAERRSIRHFAILPKSSNEIDYLTETSLERLGTRVLWITDFKEIPDRLAHLYHSTSDG is encoded by the coding sequence ATGTCACAAGACACAAATTGGCACGAATTAGAAGAGTGCTATCAAGAGGCTGGGTTAGTCCTAGCCTTGGGTGCCGGAGTATCAGTCGGGTGCAACCTGCCAACGTGGATACAATTATTGTACCGACTCAGTAATCGGAACTTGGGTGCGGAAGGCGAAGCACTCTGTAAAAAGCTAATGGCAAGCGGGTATAGCTTTCCAGCCATTGCAAGTATTTTGGAGGCGAAAACTCCTTCTGGGACAGAATTCTCCGAACTGATTCGCGGGGAATTGTACAGAGATTTTCCTTACTTTCCTGAGGGAATCACCAAAGAAAACCGTGAGGATTTTATTGATTTCGTCCAAAAGAACAATACAACAATGGCGGCTGTCGCAAGGTTGTGTGTCCGAAAAGGCGATAGTAAATCTGGCTATACTTGCAATCCATATATCCGTGCCATTGTGAACTTTAATTTGGACGGCGTACTGCAGTCGTATACACGAGAACGCTATAAAGCACGGATACTGAGAACTATTGAGCGCCCATCAGCCGGCTCAAAGCAGGGACGCATTAATGTTTATCACATGCACGGTTACTTCAGGTTTGACAAAAAGTATTTTCGGAATCTCCAAAAGGAAGCACCAGACGTCCGCGTTTTCACAGAACAAGAGTACTTTGATTTCTTTAACCGTCCGAATAGCTTGTTTAACTACACGTTTCTCTATCTCTTGCGTGAGTGGAGTTGTCTGTTTATCGGAATGTCTATGATAGATGAAAATATTCGCAGGCTCCTCCATTACTCCAAGACGGAGCGGGAGCAGAGTGATGCTAGAGAAGGTAGAACTGAAGACAAAGCCGAGCGCAGAAGTATCCGACATTTTGCAATACTGCCTAAATCATCCAATGAGATTGATTACCTGACGGAGACTTCTCTTGAGCGGTTGGGTACTCGTGTACTTTGGATAACAGACTTTAAAGAAATCCCTGATCGTTTGGCGCATTTGTATCATTCAACCAGCGACGGATGA
- a CDS encoding restriction endonuclease subunit S — MDERNVLPQLPKGWVWTRLGDIVDGVEKTDPHTAPEIEFDYLDIASIDNTQQKVTSPKRYFGIDAPSRARQVVKSGDIIFSTVRTYLKNIASVPSVYDGQIASTGFCVIRPSDGINNTLIFLLTQTDGFLNPLNELQRGTSYPAVRDSDVFAQFVPLAPLPEQHRIVAKIEELFSDLDAGVAALRKTQAELKRYRQAVLKAAVEGKLTAEWRAANAGKVESAEKLLERIRAERVVGADGRPPQRNASLDASTVPALPEGWVWANVDQLAFVGTGGTPLRSKTAYYQNGKIPWVTSGALNNLFVDKADEFITELALKESKTKIFPRGSLLVALYGEGKTRGKVSELRIDAATNQACAALVFDGIALNCKPYVKIFFQKNYEDIRRLSSGGVQPNLNLTLIKQTRFPLPPLAEQQQIVAEVERRLSVADAVEKTVDASLKQAERLRQSILKRAFAGKLVPQDPSDEPAERLLERIRAEREKNDGARGQDKKRKRNENQDK, encoded by the coding sequence ATGGACGAGCGAAACGTTTTGCCGCAATTGCCAAAGGGCTGGGTATGGACACGATTGGGCGACATTGTGGATGGCGTGGAAAAAACCGATCCACATACAGCGCCCGAAATCGAATTTGATTATTTGGATATTGCTTCAATTGACAATACCCAGCAAAAGGTAACAAGCCCCAAAAGATATTTCGGCATAGATGCTCCTTCCAGAGCGCGACAGGTAGTCAAGTCGGGTGACATTATTTTTTCAACGGTGCGAACCTATCTCAAGAATATTGCTTCAGTGCCATCAGTTTATGACGGACAAATTGCATCAACGGGTTTTTGTGTTATCCGACCGTCGGATGGAATTAACAACACGCTGATTTTTCTTTTAACGCAGACAGATGGATTTCTAAATCCGCTGAATGAATTACAAAGAGGTACCAGTTATCCTGCGGTCAGGGATTCGGATGTCTTCGCACAGTTTGTTCCCCTCGCCCCTCTCCCTGAACAGCATCGCATCGTCGCCAAGATCGAAGAACTCTTCTCCGACCTGGATGCGGGCGTCGCCGCGTTGCGGAAAACGCAAGCGGAGTTGAAACGTTATCGCCAAGCCGTGCTCAAAGCGGCAGTGGAAGGCAAACTCACGGCGGAATGGCGCGCGGCGAACGCGGGCAAGGTTGAGTCGGCGGAAAAGTTGTTGGAGCGGATTCGCGCCGAGCGTGTGGTAGGGGCGGACGGCCGTCCGCCCCAACGAAACGCATCGCTGGATGCAAGCACGGTGCCAGCGTTGCCGGAGGGGTGGGTGTGGGCGAACGTCGACCAATTGGCTTTTGTTGGAACAGGCGGTACCCCACTTCGGAGCAAAACAGCATATTACCAAAATGGAAAAATTCCCTGGGTGACAAGTGGTGCGTTGAACAATCTATTCGTGGACAAAGCAGATGAATTTATAACGGAACTTGCACTCAAAGAATCGAAAACAAAAATTTTCCCTCGCGGTAGTTTACTCGTTGCCTTGTATGGTGAAGGAAAAACGCGTGGCAAAGTCTCAGAACTTAGAATTGATGCCGCGACAAATCAAGCATGTGCCGCATTAGTCTTTGATGGTATTGCATTGAACTGCAAACCTTATGTGAAAATCTTTTTTCAAAAGAACTACGAAGATATTAGACGGTTATCATCTGGCGGTGTTCAGCCAAATTTGAATCTAACGCTTATTAAACAAACAAGGTTTCCCTTGCCGCCTCTCGCCGAGCAACAGCAAATCGTCGCCGAAGTCGAACGGCGACTCTCAGTTGCGGATGCGGTAGAAAAAACAGTGGACGCATCGCTCAAGCAAGCCGAGCGTTTGCGGCAAAGCATTTTGAAACGCGCGTTCGCCGGCAAGTTGGTTCCGCAAGACCCCAGCGATGAACCGGCGGAGAGGTTGTTGGAGAGGATAAGGGCGGAGAGAGAAAAGAACGACGGGGCAAGAGGGCAAGACAAAAAGCGGAAACGAAATGAGAATCAGGACAAGTAA
- a CDS encoding SAM-dependent DNA methyltransferase: MANESSAIVQRLWNYCNVLRDDGVSYGDYVEQLTYLLFLKMADEQTKPPFNRPSSIPHDLDWDSLAGKDGDALEVHYRHILDSLGKQGGMLGVIFRKSQNKIQDPAKLRRLIELINGETWMGLDIDVKGDIYEGLLQKNAEDIKSGAGQYFTPRELIKAMVAVVRPQPGKTIGDPACGTGGFFLVAHDFIAKNFSLDRGQKQFLQANMFKGWEIVDSAARLCVMNLYLHGIGGDTSPIVVGDSLASDPGDRFDYILTNPPFGKKSSVTIVNTDGKAEKETLTYERTDFWATTSNKQLNFLQHVRTLLKINGQAAIVVPDNVLFEGGAGETIRRELLKQCDVHTLLRLPTGIFYAQGVKANVLFFDRKPASETPWTQKLWIYDLRTNSHFTLKTNTLRFDDLKDFIERYNPANRHERTETERFRAFAYEELIARDKASLDIFWLKDDSLEDSDNLPDPDVLAKDIVENLEAALEQFNSITMELGE, translated from the coding sequence ATGGCAAACGAATCTTCGGCAATCGTTCAACGACTCTGGAATTACTGCAACGTCCTGCGCGATGATGGCGTCAGTTACGGCGATTATGTCGAGCAACTCACGTACCTGCTCTTTCTCAAAATGGCGGACGAACAAACCAAGCCGCCGTTCAATCGCCCGTCCAGCATCCCGCACGATTTGGACTGGGACAGTCTCGCCGGCAAAGATGGCGATGCGCTCGAAGTGCATTACCGCCACATTCTCGATTCGCTCGGCAAACAAGGCGGAATGCTCGGCGTCATCTTTCGCAAATCGCAAAACAAAATTCAAGACCCCGCGAAATTGCGCCGTCTCATCGAACTCATCAACGGCGAAACGTGGATGGGCTTGGACATTGATGTGAAAGGCGACATTTACGAAGGGCTGTTGCAGAAGAACGCGGAAGACATCAAGAGCGGTGCGGGACAATACTTTACGCCGCGCGAACTCATCAAGGCGATGGTCGCGGTTGTGCGTCCGCAACCTGGGAAGACGATTGGCGATCCCGCGTGCGGCACCGGCGGATTCTTTCTCGTCGCGCACGATTTCATCGCAAAAAATTTTTCACTCGACCGAGGACAAAAACAATTTCTCCAAGCCAATATGTTCAAGGGCTGGGAGATTGTGGACAGCGCGGCGCGGTTGTGCGTGATGAACCTGTACCTGCACGGCATCGGCGGCGACACAAGTCCAATTGTCGTCGGCGATTCGCTCGCATCCGACCCCGGCGACCGCTTTGATTACATCCTGACGAATCCACCGTTCGGCAAAAAGAGTAGCGTCACCATCGTCAATACCGATGGCAAAGCGGAAAAGGAAACACTCACGTACGAACGCACCGATTTCTGGGCGACAACCTCGAACAAGCAACTCAATTTTCTCCAGCACGTTCGCACGCTGTTAAAGATCAATGGGCAAGCCGCAATCGTCGTGCCGGACAATGTGTTGTTTGAAGGCGGTGCCGGCGAAACGATTCGCCGCGAACTGCTCAAGCAATGCGACGTGCACACGCTCTTGCGCTTGCCGACTGGCATCTTTTACGCACAAGGTGTCAAAGCGAATGTGCTCTTTTTCGACCGCAAGCCGGCAAGCGAAACACCGTGGACGCAGAAACTGTGGATTTACGATCTGCGAACGAATTCGCATTTCACGCTCAAGACCAACACGCTTCGCTTTGATGACCTGAAAGATTTTATCGAACGCTACAACCCAGCCAATCGTCACGAGCGCACCGAAACCGAACGCTTTCGTGCATTCGCGTACGAGGAATTGATTGCGCGCGACAAGGCATCGCTCGACATCTTTTGGTTGAAAGACGATTCGCTCGAAGATTCCGACAACCTGCCCGATCCTGATGTGCTGGCAAAAGACATTGTAGAAAATCTCGAAGCGGCGCTCGAACAATTCAACAGCATCACGATGGAGCTGGGAGAATAG
- a CDS encoding zinc ribbon domain-containing protein: MASVAIALVIVAAVAFIAYPLFARGRADDTLLASAADPTVENLVVQRDAMYAAIRDLESDHVMGKLSDEDYRTMRSKYEGKAVAILRELDGYRAVVDGNEDVTIEQEVKQLRRRAMIERKCVKCGTRAQSNDRFCAKCGTAIGRVVN, encoded by the coding sequence GCGGTCGCGTTTATCGCGTATCCGTTGTTCGCGCGCGGGCGCGCGGATGACACGCTCCTCGCGTCCGCCGCGGACCCGACCGTCGAGAATCTCGTCGTTCAACGCGATGCGATGTACGCGGCGATCCGCGACCTGGAATCCGATCACGTGATGGGCAAGTTGTCGGATGAGGATTATCGAACGATGCGCTCCAAGTACGAAGGCAAAGCGGTCGCGATTTTGCGCGAACTCGATGGTTATCGCGCCGTCGTAGATGGAAATGAGGATGTGACCATCGAGCAAGAGGTCAAGCAATTGCGCCGCCGCGCGATGATCGAACGCAAATGTGTCAAGTGCGGCACGCGCGCGCAATCGAACGATCGCTTTTGCGCCAAGTGCGGTACGGCGATTGGTCGTGTGGTCAACTAA
- the rhaI gene encoding L-rhamnose isomerase — translation MPTQLAYDLLAERAAQSGIDLAHVKELLKQQHIETPSWGFANSGTRFKAFAWRGAAATTQQKLEDAALVHKLTGIAPTVALHIPWDKPADGDYKAMTQYAQSLGIRIGAINPNVFQDDEYKLGSLGHPDAAVQRKALDHILECCEIMQAVNSDALSLWFADGTNYAGQDDLRARKHRFEENLRRVYPHLPRDARMLIEYKFFEPAFYSTDIPDWGTSYALSLKLGEQAQVLVDLGHHPSGTNIEQIVAFLLDEGKLGGFHFNNRKYADDDLIVGSVNPYELFLIYNELASAAESRDEPARTTAQRVAYMIDQSHSIEGKLAPMLYSVLNCQEAYAKALMVPRAQLAELQRQGAVLLAHQLLTDAFRVDVRPLLEQVRAELDVPTDPIVAYHASGYEAKIAETRGAASTSGGFQ, via the coding sequence ATGCCTACCCAACTCGCGTACGATTTGCTCGCGGAACGCGCCGCGCAGAGCGGCATTGATCTCGCGCACGTCAAAGAACTACTCAAGCAGCAACACATCGAAACGCCATCGTGGGGTTTTGCGAACAGCGGCACCCGCTTCAAGGCGTTCGCGTGGCGCGGCGCGGCGGCGACGACGCAACAAAAACTGGAGGATGCCGCGCTAGTCCACAAATTGACCGGCATCGCGCCGACGGTCGCGTTGCACATTCCCTGGGATAAACCGGCAGACGGCGACTATAAAGCGATGACGCAATATGCCCAGTCGCTTGGCATCCGCATTGGCGCGATCAATCCGAACGTGTTCCAGGATGACGAGTACAAACTGGGTTCGCTCGGTCATCCCGACGCCGCGGTGCAACGCAAGGCGCTCGACCACATTCTCGAATGTTGCGAGATCATGCAAGCGGTGAACAGCGACGCGCTCAGTCTATGGTTTGCCGACGGCACGAACTATGCCGGGCAGGACGATTTACGCGCGCGCAAACATCGCTTTGAGGAAAATTTGCGCCGCGTGTATCCGCATTTGCCGCGCGACGCGCGGATGTTGATCGAGTACAAATTTTTCGAGCCGGCGTTTTACAGCACCGATATTCCGGATTGGGGCACGTCGTACGCGTTGAGTTTGAAGCTAGGGGAGCAAGCCCAGGTGTTGGTAGACCTGGGACATCATCCGTCGGGCACGAACATCGAACAGATCGTCGCATTCTTGCTTGACGAGGGCAAACTGGGCGGCTTTCATTTTAACAACCGCAAGTACGCAGACGACGATTTGATCGTCGGCTCGGTCAATCCGTACGAACTATTCTTGATCTACAACGAACTCGCCAGCGCGGCGGAGTCGCGCGACGAACCGGCGCGCACGACCGCGCAACGCGTCGCGTACATGATTGACCAGTCGCACTCTATCGAAGGCAAACTCGCGCCGATGTTGTACTCGGTACTGAATTGTCAGGAAGCGTACGCGAAAGCGTTGATGGTTCCGCGCGCGCAGTTGGCAGAATTGCAGCGGCAAGGCGCGGTGCTTTTAGCGCACCAACTGCTCACGGATGCGTTTCGCGTGGACGTGCGTCCGTTGTTGGAGCAGGTGCGCGCCGAACTGGATGTGCCGACCGATCCGATTGTTGCGTATCACGCGAGCGGGTACGAAGCGAAAATCGCGGAGACACGCGGTGCGGCTTCGACGAGCGGGGGATTTCAGTAG